In the genome of Chryseobacterium oryzae, one region contains:
- a CDS encoding HD domain-containing protein, with the protein MEYEKIKKDILQKLKEHLPEHLSYHSVVHVKDVINAVEKIAIAEGISGEELMLLKTAALFHDTGFLYGAKDHEEKSCDIAAEHLPKYGYKDEQIQKIKGMIMATKIPQSPTNHLEEIMADADLDYLGRDDFFTIGNKLFEELTMFGIVNSERDWNLLQEKFLESHHFFTQTSIQKRNQKKNENLEIIKSKLNS; encoded by the coding sequence ATGGAATACGAAAAAATTAAAAAAGATATCCTCCAAAAACTAAAGGAACATCTTCCGGAGCATCTTTCTTACCATAGTGTAGTTCACGTTAAAGATGTGATTAATGCAGTAGAAAAAATTGCTATTGCGGAAGGAATTTCCGGCGAAGAATTAATGCTATTAAAAACAGCAGCATTATTTCATGATACGGGCTTTCTTTATGGTGCAAAAGATCATGAGGAAAAATCGTGTGATATTGCAGCAGAACATCTTCCGAAATACGGGTATAAGGACGAGCAAATTCAGAAGATAAAAGGAATGATTATGGCCACAAAAATACCACAATCACCCACCAATCATTTAGAGGAAATCATGGCAGATGCAGATTTGGACTATTTAGGAAGGGACGATTTTTTCACCATTGGCAATAAATTGTTTGAAGAACTTACCATGTTCGGAATCGTTAATTCCGAAAGAGACTGGAATCTCCTTCAAGAAAAATTTTTGGAAAGCCATCATTTTTTCACTCAAACATCCATCCAAAAACGTAACCAGAAAAAAAACGAAAATTTAGAAATCATTAAATCTAAATTAAATTCTTAA
- a CDS encoding adenylate/guanylate cyclase domain-containing protein — protein sequence MKKNILFTFFIFIFLALQNFCYAQNSFEKPRVFTEKEIEEGTSIEEKARFTEQDHPNFALPNFDDSAWKYENFYSKDVYKKNNPYWIRYYFKIDSSEINKPLCFNINQSGASEIYLNGKKIESIGKIGNEETTEYKLKNKIPTFFSLDNTKVNVLAIKFLPNIGEKKKVITFNSIPLSVELISASTIINKKTEYLEYMNFYTMLICGIFGALGFIHLLLFIFYRKAIYNLYFSTYNFSISFMSYGILLFGEMTDFNNINVYIFIYFFSFLLFCTSLTGFVNTLFGKKKMRLKIMLMIAFLILIIYYFSVGIAVSLVFLYLFFVAFESFYLIVRAMIRKEKSAFIVGGGILLFFFFIVLLIITMFLNESFSIDVDDTFGDGLISYSFILIFISFPISISAYLAWQFASTNLSLVKQIDEVKRLSEVNLKQEQEKQDILQDQNDLLEKQVEERTFQLQEEKQITENLLLNILPQEVAEELKKNGSSEAKHYDEVTVLFTDFVNFTENSEKMGAEKMLIELNECFTAFDLIMEKHKLEKIKTIGDAYLSVCGLPNQNPNHAYQTVLAALDILKFIEDRRKTNPEALEIRIGINSGSLVAGIVGLKKFAYDIWGDTVNTAARMEQNSEKGKINVSESTYQLVKDQFNFEYRGKIDTKGKGAMDMYFALQIKNN from the coding sequence TTGAAAAAAAATATACTTTTTACATTCTTTATTTTCATTTTTTTAGCATTGCAAAATTTTTGTTATGCTCAAAACTCTTTTGAAAAACCTAGAGTTTTTACTGAAAAAGAAATAGAAGAAGGTACTTCAATTGAAGAAAAAGCCAGGTTTACAGAACAAGATCATCCTAATTTTGCTTTACCCAATTTTGATGATTCGGCTTGGAAATATGAAAATTTTTACTCCAAAGATGTTTATAAAAAAAACAATCCTTACTGGATTCGATATTACTTTAAAATAGATTCTTCTGAGATTAATAAACCTTTATGTTTCAACATTAATCAATCAGGAGCATCCGAAATTTATCTTAACGGAAAAAAAATTGAAAGTATAGGGAAAATAGGAAACGAAGAAACTACGGAATATAAACTCAAAAATAAAATTCCCACCTTTTTTTCTTTGGATAATACCAAAGTGAATGTTTTAGCCATAAAATTTTTGCCAAATATTGGTGAAAAGAAAAAAGTTATTACTTTTAATTCTATTCCTCTAAGCGTAGAATTGATTTCTGCAAGTACAATCATCAATAAAAAAACTGAATATTTAGAATACATGAATTTCTACACAATGCTGATATGTGGGATATTTGGTGCATTGGGTTTTATTCATCTGCTTTTATTTATTTTTTATAGGAAAGCCATATACAATTTATATTTTTCAACCTACAATTTTTCAATTTCTTTTATGAGCTATGGCATATTGCTTTTTGGAGAAATGACAGATTTTAATAATATTAATGTATATATTTTTATTTATTTCTTTTCTTTTTTACTGTTTTGTACTTCTCTTACAGGATTTGTGAATACACTATTCGGAAAGAAAAAGATGAGACTTAAAATAATGCTCATGATAGCATTTTTAATCTTAATTATATATTATTTTTCTGTAGGTATAGCGGTCAGTTTAGTATTCTTATACTTATTTTTTGTTGCTTTTGAATCTTTCTACTTAATAGTAAGAGCAATGATTCGAAAAGAAAAATCGGCATTTATCGTTGGAGGCGGCATATTATTATTCTTTTTCTTTATTGTTCTTCTAATTATTACCATGTTCCTGAATGAATCTTTTTCAATAGATGTAGATGATACTTTTGGTGACGGTTTAATATCATATAGTTTTATTTTAATATTCATCAGTTTTCCTATTTCAATTTCGGCATATTTGGCGTGGCAGTTTGCTTCCACAAACCTAAGTCTTGTAAAGCAGATTGATGAAGTAAAACGACTTTCTGAAGTGAATTTGAAGCAGGAACAGGAAAAGCAGGATATTCTTCAAGATCAGAATGATTTGCTTGAAAAACAGGTTGAAGAACGAACTTTTCAACTTCAGGAAGAAAAACAAATCACCGAAAACCTATTACTTAATATTCTTCCGCAAGAAGTTGCCGAAGAGCTTAAAAAAAATGGAAGTTCCGAAGCCAAACATTATGATGAAGTAACGGTTTTATTTACAGATTTTGTAAATTTTACCGAAAATTCCGAAAAAATGGGAGCCGAAAAAATGCTTATTGAGCTTAATGAATGTTTTACCGCTTTCGATCTAATCATGGAAAAACATAAACTTGAAAAGATAAAAACCATCGGCGATGCTTATCTTTCTGTTTGCGGATTGCCCAACCAAAATCCCAACCACGCATATCAAACAGTTTTGGCGGCATTAGACATCCTTAAATTTATTGAAGACAGAAGAAAAACAAACCCCGAAGCCTTGGAAATCAGAATAGGAATCAATTCAGGATCTCTTGTGGCGGGAATTGTCGGACTCAAAAAATTCGCTTACGACATTTGGGGTGATACCGTAAACACGGCAGCAAGAATGGAGCAAAATAGTGAAAAAGGCAAAATAAATGTTTCAGAATCTACATACCAACTCGTTAAAGATCAATTTAACTTTGAATACAGAGGAAAAATTGACACCAAAGGAAAAGGTGCAATGGATATGTATTTTGCATTACAGATAAAAAACAACTAA
- the rimM gene encoding ribosome maturation factor RimM (Essential for efficient processing of 16S rRNA): MKKEECYLLGKITRRHGLAGNVILKLDTDQPEIYKKLESIFLEINGLLVPFFIEKSSWSKTDALNIAFKNSSEALVDQSLGKNVYLPLSTLPKLTGNQFYYHEIIGYNILDENDNDCGVIRSVNDQTAQSYFITNLDGKEVVIPIIKDWILEVDRNERFIKMQLPEGLIDVFLVPSKKDE, translated from the coding sequence ATGAAAAAAGAAGAATGCTACTTATTAGGTAAAATTACGAGAAGACACGGTCTTGCCGGAAATGTAATTCTTAAATTAGATACCGACCAACCTGAAATCTACAAAAAACTGGAATCTATTTTTTTAGAAATAAATGGATTATTAGTTCCTTTTTTTATTGAAAAATCTTCTTGGAGTAAAACAGATGCACTGAATATCGCTTTCAAAAATTCTTCTGAGGCATTGGTAGATCAGTCTTTAGGAAAAAATGTTTATCTTCCTTTATCCACTTTACCAAAGTTAACAGGAAACCAGTTCTACTACCACGAAATTATCGGATACAATATTTTGGATGAAAATGATAATGACTGTGGTGTAATTCGCTCTGTGAACGATCAGACTGCACAATCTTATTTCATCACAAATCTTGATGGTAAAGAGGTTGTTATTCCTATCATTAAAGACTGGATTTTGGAAGTAGACAGAAATGAACGTTTTATTAAAATGCAGCTTCCGGAAGGTCTTATTGATGTTTTCTTAGTTCCTTCTAAAAAAGATGAATAA
- a CDS encoding YitT family protein → MSSHKSHGPLFTLSDVIYLILGVISTSFALKSFLVPNHFLDGGVTGISLLFHEVQHWNLGVLLILLNIPFIILAYFKVSKHFAIRSSVAITLIALILNFAHFPELTHDKLLVAIFGGFFLGIGIGLCMRGGGTFDGMEVLALMTFKKSSFSITEIILGMNIIIFLIAAFFLKKETALYAILTYVVASQITKYVIEGIEAYTGVTIVSANSEEIKKALVLTLNRGITVYKGERGFMKESFEQSADVDIIFTIVTRLEVRKLQNIVRSIDPKAFIFTNTVREPQGGIVKEIVKH, encoded by the coding sequence ATGAGTTCACATAAATCCCACGGTCCTTTATTTACACTTTCAGATGTAATATATCTTATTTTAGGAGTTATTTCTACTAGTTTCGCTTTAAAAAGCTTTTTAGTTCCCAATCACTTTTTAGATGGAGGTGTTACAGGTATTTCGTTATTGTTTCATGAAGTTCAGCATTGGAATTTAGGTGTTCTTCTTATTTTACTCAATATACCGTTCATCATATTGGCATACTTTAAAGTAAGCAAGCATTTTGCTATTCGGAGTTCTGTAGCCATTACTTTAATAGCTCTTATTCTAAATTTCGCTCATTTTCCAGAACTTACCCACGATAAACTTTTGGTGGCAATTTTCGGAGGCTTTTTTCTTGGAATAGGTATTGGTTTGTGCATGAGAGGCGGGGGAACTTTCGATGGAATGGAAGTTCTTGCGTTAATGACCTTTAAAAAGAGTAGTTTCAGCATTACGGAAATTATTCTAGGAATGAATATTATTATTTTTTTAATTGCAGCTTTCTTTTTGAAAAAAGAAACAGCCTTGTATGCCATACTTACCTACGTCGTTGCCAGTCAAATCACAAAATATGTAATTGAAGGTATAGAAGCATATACTGGTGTTACCATTGTATCAGCAAATAGTGAGGAAATAAAGAAAGCTTTAGTATTAACCTTAAACCGTGGAATAACCGTTTATAAAGGTGAAAGAGGATTTATGAAAGAATCTTTTGAACAGAGTGCAGACGTTGATATTATTTTCACAATTGTTACGAGGCTAGAGGTCAGAAAACTTCAGAATATCGTGCGTTCTATAGATCCCAAAGCTTTTATTTTTACCAATACCGTAAGAGAACCCCAAGGAGGCATTGTTAAAGAAATTGTTAAACACTAA
- a CDS encoding MBL fold metallo-hydrolase — protein MIYFLAVLVVLAISAYFILSSEVFGGKPSGKRLERILQSENYRDKQFQNQSFTPQFAEGYSMPKVMKDFFFGKKDPLLKPNKAIPIIQTDLKNLPQDKNMFIWLGHSSYFLKIDGISFLIDPVLSKYGSPFPIFNKAFEGSDFFKPQDIPNIDYLVITHDHYDHLDYPTVKAIRNRVDKVIVPLGVGSHFEKWGYSENQIIEEDWGATVQLKNNFRISYTPARHFSGRKFSRNNTLWTSYVLESPSLKIFLGGDSGYDAHFKNIGEKFGPFDYAILENGQYNEAWKYIHALPEDVVQASLDINAKNIIPVHSGKFALALHPWNEPLQKITDLSKGLNIKILTPKIGEILDLNNSENEFEAWWK, from the coding sequence ATGATTTATTTTCTTGCGGTTTTAGTTGTATTAGCAATTTCTGCATATTTCATTCTTTCGTCCGAAGTTTTTGGTGGAAAGCCCAGTGGTAAACGTCTTGAAAGAATTTTACAGTCTGAAAACTATCGTGATAAACAATTTCAGAACCAAAGTTTTACTCCTCAGTTTGCCGAAGGTTATTCCATGCCGAAAGTGATGAAAGATTTTTTTTTCGGAAAGAAAGATCCTTTGCTTAAGCCGAATAAAGCAATTCCAATAATACAGACAGATCTTAAAAATCTCCCTCAGGATAAAAATATGTTCATTTGGCTAGGACATTCATCTTATTTTCTGAAAATTGATGGTATTTCTTTTTTAATTGACCCTGTTTTGAGTAAATATGGTTCTCCGTTTCCTATATTCAACAAAGCTTTTGAAGGTTCAGATTTTTTTAAACCACAAGACATTCCGAATATTGATTATCTTGTGATTACTCATGACCATTACGATCACTTGGATTACCCTACGGTAAAGGCAATTCGCAACAGAGTGGATAAAGTTATTGTACCTCTTGGTGTGGGTTCTCATTTCGAAAAATGGGGATATTCTGAAAATCAGATTATTGAGGAAGATTGGGGAGCAACGGTTCAACTTAAAAATAATTTCAGGATTTCTTATACTCCTGCAAGACATTTTTCGGGGAGAAAATTCAGCAGAAATAATACTTTATGGACTTCTTATGTGCTGGAATCTCCATCTTTAAAAATATTTTTGGGCGGTGACAGCGGTTATGATGCTCATTTCAAAAATATAGGAGAAAAATTCGGACCTTTTGATTATGCCATTCTTGAAAATGGGCAGTATAATGAAGCTTGGAAATACATTCACGCACTTCCTGAAGATGTGGTTCAGGCAAGTTTAGATATTAATGCAAAAAATATTATTCCTGTACATTCGGGGAAATTTGCTTTGGCTCTACATCCTTGGAATGAACCGCTACAAAAAATAACCGATTTATCTAAAGGTTTAAACATCAAAATCTTAACTCCAAAAATTGGTGAAATTCTAGATCTAAATAATTCTGAAAATGAATTTGAAGCTTGGTGGAAATAA
- a CDS encoding 30S ribosomal protein S16 — MSVKIRLQRHGKKGKPFFHIVVADSRARRDGRFIEKLGTYNPITNPATIDLNVDAAVKWLNNGAQPTDTARAILSYKGALYKKHLQGGVSKGAFDEAEAEKRFNAWLEAKDAKVQGKVDGLATAKADAKKAALDAEQKVNEARIAAAAKAEADAKAAEEAANAPAEETAAEGDAPAAEAEGTEEAQA, encoded by the coding sequence ATGTCAGTAAAAATCAGATTACAGAGACACGGTAAAAAAGGTAAGCCTTTCTTTCACATCGTAGTTGCAGATTCAAGAGCTAGAAGAGATGGTAGATTCATCGAAAAATTGGGTACTTACAATCCAATTACTAACCCTGCTACTATTGATTTGAACGTTGATGCTGCTGTAAAGTGGTTAAACAACGGAGCTCAGCCAACTGATACGGCAAGAGCTATTCTTTCTTACAAAGGTGCTCTTTACAAAAAACACTTACAAGGTGGTGTTTCTAAAGGTGCTTTTGATGAGGCTGAAGCAGAAAAAAGATTCAATGCTTGGTTAGAAGCTAAAGATGCTAAAGTTCAAGGTAAAGTTGATGGTTTAGCAACAGCTAAAGCAGATGCTAAGAAAGCTGCTTTGGATGCTGAGCAAAAAGTAAATGAAGCTAGAATTGCTGCAGCTGCAAAGGCTGAAGCAGATGCAAAAGCTGCTGAAGAGGCTGCGAATGCTCCAGCTGAAGAAACTGCTGCTGAAGGTGATGCTCCAGCTGCTGAGGCAGAAGGAACTGAAGAGGCTCAGGCTTAA
- the asnS gene encoding asparagine--tRNA ligase, with the protein MKKQTIREILQDYKKVLHHDITVYGWVRAFRSNRFIALNDGSTINNLQIVVDFENFDAELISKISTASSLKVVGEVVESQGAGQTVEIIAKKIIILGDNFTEERDKTILQPKKHSLEVLRDQAHLRFRTNLFGAVFRVRHAVSFAIHSFFNKNQFFYINTPVITGADAEGAGEMFGVTNFDLNNIPRDEQGDIDFTQDFFGKKTNLTVSGQLEGETAAMGLGRIYTFGPTFRAENSNTTRHLAEFWMIEPEVAFNNLEDNIDLAEDFLKYVIQYVLDNCKDDLDFLDKRFAEEQKSKPEKERAKEGLIEKLENVITKRFKRVSYTEAIEILLNSKENKKGKFVYPIEEWGADLQSEHERFLVEKHFECPVVLFDYPKEIKAFYMKLNDDNKTVAAMDVLFPGIGEIIGGSEREARLDVLKTKMAEMHVDEHELWWYLDTRKFGSVPHAGFGLGLERLVLFVTGMTNIRDVIPFPRTPKNAEF; encoded by the coding sequence ATGAAAAAGCAGACGATTAGAGAAATCCTACAGGATTACAAAAAAGTATTACATCATGACATTACCGTTTACGGTTGGGTAAGAGCCTTCCGTTCTAACCGCTTCATCGCGCTTAATGATGGTTCTACAATTAATAATTTGCAGATTGTTGTTGATTTCGAAAATTTCGATGCAGAATTAATCAGTAAAATAAGCACAGCTTCTTCCCTTAAAGTTGTTGGTGAAGTTGTAGAAAGCCAGGGAGCCGGACAAACTGTAGAAATTATCGCTAAAAAAATCATTATTTTAGGAGATAACTTTACAGAAGAGAGAGATAAAACTATTCTTCAGCCTAAAAAACACTCTTTGGAAGTATTAAGAGATCAGGCACATTTAAGATTCAGAACCAATTTGTTTGGAGCTGTTTTCAGAGTGCGTCATGCGGTAAGTTTCGCAATCCACTCGTTCTTCAACAAAAATCAGTTTTTTTACATCAATACACCGGTTATAACGGGTGCAGATGCAGAAGGAGCCGGAGAAATGTTTGGTGTAACTAATTTCGATTTAAATAATATCCCAAGAGATGAGCAGGGAGATATCGATTTTACTCAGGATTTCTTTGGAAAAAAGACCAATTTAACCGTTTCAGGACAGCTTGAAGGTGAAACTGCAGCAATGGGATTGGGAAGAATTTATACTTTCGGACCAACTTTCCGTGCAGAAAACTCCAATACAACGCGTCACTTGGCAGAATTCTGGATGATTGAACCAGAAGTTGCTTTCAATAATCTTGAAGACAATATTGATCTTGCAGAAGATTTCCTTAAATATGTAATTCAGTATGTTTTAGATAACTGTAAAGACGATTTGGATTTCTTGGACAAACGTTTTGCCGAAGAGCAAAAATCTAAACCTGAAAAAGAAAGAGCAAAAGAAGGTTTGATTGAAAAACTGGAAAATGTAATTACCAAGCGTTTCAAGAGAGTTTCTTATACAGAAGCAATAGAGATTTTATTAAATTCAAAGGAAAATAAAAAAGGAAAATTCGTCTATCCAATCGAAGAATGGGGTGCAGATCTGCAATCTGAGCACGAAAGATTTTTAGTTGAAAAACATTTTGAATGCCCTGTAGTTTTATTTGATTATCCTAAAGAAATTAAAGCATTCTACATGAAGCTGAATGATGACAACAAAACGGTTGCAGCAATGGATGTACTTTTCCCGGGAATTGGTGAAATTATCGGAGGTTCCGAAAGAGAAGCAAGATTAGATGTTTTGAAAACAAAAATGGCAGAAATGCACGTTGATGAGCATGAATTGTGGTGGTATTTAGACACGAGAAAATTCGGATCTGTTCCACACGCCGGCTTTGGCTTAGGATTAGAAAGACTGGTACTTTTTGTAACGGGAATGACAAACATCCGAGATGTGATTCCTTTCCCTAGAACTCCGAAAAATGCTGAGTTTTAA
- a CDS encoding adenylate/guanylate cyclase domain-containing protein, translated as MKKQYSLFFLIFLFSFGINFYHAQDSKEITSLKNKLNAAKIDIDRAKLSEEIANTYIDTKNIDSALVYGKISLSSYKKLNNIEQIGRSNLFIGNLLTQKMNISESEKYLIEAEKYLNKTENYDKRALNYYLLASVNSINKNSKVANEYCNLILNLDQQKRIKDKKLVLLAYQRLFQNNFAQENLVQGYKSLNTYIEFTKANFPEYLYQAYNLAGIFYLSNKDFRKSLKYFDESLTLANKSKDDFKIANSKMFIGNIYSETKQYEKARSFLEDSKQYFEKNKLNDNLKMIYYYLSDIDFKQKKYEKAETEINKSLALSSDKDPMYNYYVCQKGLINLNGLLDENIDFKTNLEKQNELKNLIRLQSQNLDYFENQKTIVASEIFIQNYEALYKAYEKLGNYEKALFYLKKFDAKSEETYGLEKMKSFADTQSDFELQEQKAKIELQEQTKRFQLQKEIELKALKFEYEKKQAAAKTEEERRRLLLEEDLKRKEIQIKYEEQQKAANLKFLKEKEISKINQEKKDAVAKAELETSKSEKNMWAIGAALSLLLLGFAGYSYNQKRKDNKKIAEEKQKSENLLLNILPHEVAEELKEKGTTRAKHFDEVSVIFTDFVNFTANSEKIGVQEVLNELNICFTEFDSIMEKHGLEKIKTIGDAYLAVSGLPVSNKEHAKNAVKASLEILSYIQQRKLQHPNALDIRIGIHSGPLIAGIVGVKKFAYDIWGDTVNTAARMEQNSASGKLNISEATYQLVKDDFAFEYRGKIETKGKGAMDMYFVSPS; from the coding sequence TTGAAGAAGCAATATTCTCTCTTTTTCTTAATATTCCTTTTTTCTTTTGGTATCAATTTTTATCATGCTCAGGATTCTAAAGAAATTACAAGTCTAAAAAACAAATTAAACGCGGCAAAAATTGATATTGACCGGGCAAAACTGTCAGAGGAAATAGCCAATACTTATATTGATACCAAAAATATAGATAGTGCTTTAGTCTATGGGAAAATTAGTTTATCTAGCTATAAAAAGTTAAATAATATCGAACAAATAGGCAGATCTAATCTTTTCATTGGTAATCTTCTCACCCAAAAAATGAATATATCCGAGAGCGAAAAGTACCTCATTGAAGCCGAAAAATATCTGAATAAAACTGAAAATTACGATAAAAGAGCTTTAAATTACTATTTGCTAGCATCTGTAAATTCAATAAACAAAAATTCTAAAGTAGCGAATGAATATTGCAATCTTATTTTAAATCTTGACCAGCAAAAAAGGATAAAAGATAAAAAACTGGTGCTTTTAGCCTATCAAAGATTATTTCAAAATAATTTTGCACAAGAAAATCTGGTACAGGGTTACAAGTCTTTAAACACTTACATAGAATTCACCAAAGCAAATTTCCCTGAATATTTATACCAAGCATATAATTTGGCGGGTATATTTTACCTTTCAAACAAAGATTTCAGAAAATCATTAAAATATTTTGACGAAAGTTTGACTCTAGCCAATAAAAGTAAAGACGACTTTAAAATTGCCAATTCTAAAATGTTTATAGGAAACATTTATTCTGAGACGAAGCAATACGAAAAAGCACGCAGTTTCCTGGAAGATTCTAAGCAGTATTTTGAAAAAAACAAACTGAACGACAACTTAAAAATGATTTACTATTATCTTTCGGATATAGATTTCAAACAAAAAAAATATGAAAAAGCTGAAACCGAAATCAATAAATCTTTAGCATTAAGTTCGGACAAAGATCCGATGTATAATTACTATGTATGTCAGAAAGGACTTATTAATCTGAATGGATTATTAGACGAAAATATCGATTTTAAAACGAATCTCGAAAAACAGAACGAACTAAAAAATCTCATTCGTCTTCAATCTCAAAATTTAGACTATTTTGAAAACCAAAAAACGATTGTTGCATCAGAAATCTTCATTCAAAATTATGAGGCGTTATACAAAGCCTACGAAAAGCTTGGAAATTATGAAAAAGCATTATTTTATCTGAAAAAATTTGATGCAAAAAGTGAAGAAACGTATGGCTTAGAAAAAATGAAATCTTTTGCCGACACTCAGTCAGATTTTGAATTGCAGGAACAAAAGGCAAAAATAGAATTACAAGAGCAAACTAAAAGATTTCAGCTTCAAAAAGAAATAGAGCTCAAAGCTTTGAAATTCGAATACGAAAAGAAACAAGCTGCCGCCAAAACCGAAGAAGAACGAAGAAGATTGCTTTTGGAGGAAGATTTAAAGCGAAAAGAAATTCAGATAAAATATGAAGAACAGCAAAAAGCTGCCAATCTGAAGTTTTTAAAAGAAAAAGAAATTTCTAAAATAAATCAGGAGAAAAAAGATGCCGTTGCCAAAGCAGAGTTAGAGACTTCAAAGTCTGAAAAAAACATGTGGGCAATAGGAGCCGCTTTGTCGCTTCTTTTGCTTGGTTTTGCCGGTTATTCTTACAACCAAAAGCGTAAAGACAATAAAAAAATCGCAGAAGAAAAGCAAAAATCAGAAAATCTGTTATTAAATATCCTTCCTCATGAAGTTGCAGAAGAACTGAAAGAAAAAGGAACTACAAGAGCAAAACATTTTGACGAAGTTTCTGTCATCTTTACAGATTTTGTAAATTTTACTGCAAATTCCGAAAAAATAGGCGTACAGGAAGTTTTGAATGAACTGAATATCTGCTTTACCGAATTCGACAGCATTATGGAAAAACATGGTCTGGAGAAAATAAAAACAATCGGAGATGCCTATTTGGCGGTGAGCGGTTTACCTGTTTCCAACAAAGAACATGCAAAAAATGCCGTAAAGGCAAGTTTGGAAATTCTTTCTTATATTCAGCAACGTAAACTACAGCATCCTAATGCTTTGGACATCCGGATTGGTATTCATTCAGGACCTTTAATTGCGGGAATTGTTGGCGTGAAAAAATTTGCCTATGATATTTGGGGAGATACCGTGAATACCGCTGCAAGAATGGAACAAAACAGTGCTTCCGGAAAATTGAATATTTCCGAAGCCACGTACCAACTGGTAAAAGATGATTTCGCTTTTGAGTACCGCGGAAAAATTGAAACCAAAGGCAAAGGTGCAATGGATATGTATTTTGTAAGCCCATCGTAA
- a CDS encoding GNAT family N-acetyltransferase, which produces MNNIKFEISPYQDELQLYIDDEKVGFMSISLDGRLLNVHFTKIDEKYEGHGFAKLLLDKLVNYAEEKDLLIDPECDFVRQQLENHPKRYKGIWHD; this is translated from the coding sequence ATGAATAATATAAAATTTGAAATATCTCCTTATCAGGACGAACTGCAACTTTATATAGATGATGAAAAAGTCGGTTTCATGTCAATATCATTGGATGGAAGATTGCTGAATGTGCATTTTACCAAAATAGATGAAAAGTACGAAGGTCATGGTTTTGCCAAACTTCTTTTAGATAAACTGGTAAATTATGCAGAAGAAAAAGATTTATTGATAGATCCGGAGTGCGATTTTGTAAGACAACAGCTGGAAAATCATCCGAAAAGATATAAAGGCATTTGGCACGATTAG